In the genome of Pseudomonas sp. HS6, one region contains:
- a CDS encoding response regulator — MTAVVLPAVPRVLIAEADPWSRDLLKQVLLNVRCDARLDLCADGQQAMTLLSEVPYDLAIVDWELPGVDGLNVLRSVRQRKRNPPLPFILMSSRNDSASVREALPLAPTAYLAKPLNMESLTERLQGLLLNAGEEVFCEVPALAPGMTLSVFLERRREQADGAPLMTDVQVAVKRSLNPNGLDLKLLEEEIRTDPQITAVLIAAANSAAQHHGAAVQTLAQALHRLGTGQSMNLILGLALKRSARLSDPCLADYAERYWGLSLHTAEYARTLARLLDLDQERCYCAGMLHRLGDLALLRCLQEWKQAGGELDELEEVGDALAEFGAAYGSALRTRWRLPLELRELIASVYQLGGGVYSREALVMNMAAQMARLTEHEGVEELAKSRTARLLKIGLPELMRMRK; from the coding sequence ATGACTGCCGTTGTATTACCCGCCGTACCGAGAGTTCTGATTGCCGAGGCTGACCCGTGGTCGCGTGATTTGCTCAAACAGGTTTTGCTCAACGTGCGCTGCGATGCGCGGCTGGATCTGTGCGCCGATGGCCAGCAGGCGATGACGCTGCTCAGCGAAGTCCCCTATGACCTGGCGATCGTCGACTGGGAATTGCCTGGCGTCGATGGTTTGAACGTGTTGCGCAGCGTCCGCCAGCGTAAACGCAATCCGCCGCTGCCGTTCATTCTGATGAGCAGCCGAAACGACAGCGCCAGCGTGCGCGAAGCCCTGCCATTGGCGCCGACGGCCTATCTGGCTAAACCCCTGAACATGGAGAGCCTGACCGAGCGTTTGCAGGGGCTGTTGCTCAATGCCGGTGAGGAAGTGTTCTGCGAAGTGCCGGCACTGGCGCCGGGCATGACGCTGTCGGTGTTCCTCGAGCGTCGCCGCGAGCAGGCCGACGGCGCACCGTTGATGACCGACGTGCAAGTGGCGGTCAAACGCAGCCTCAACCCCAACGGGCTGGACCTGAAGCTGCTGGAAGAGGAAATCCGTACCGATCCGCAGATCACTGCGGTGTTGATCGCCGCAGCCAACAGTGCCGCTCAGCATCACGGTGCGGCGGTGCAGACCCTGGCTCAGGCGCTACATCGATTGGGCACCGGCCAAAGCATGAACCTGATCCTCGGCCTGGCCCTCAAGCGCAGCGCCAGACTCAGTGATCCGTGCCTCGCCGACTACGCCGAACGCTATTGGGGCCTGTCGCTGCACACCGCTGAATACGCGCGTACCCTGGCGCGTCTGCTCGATCTGGATCAGGAACGCTGCTATTGCGCCGGGATGCTCCATCGTCTCGGCGATCTGGCGTTGCTGCGTTGTTTGCAGGAGTGGAAACAGGCCGGCGGCGAGCTGGATGAACTGGAGGAAGTCGGCGATGCGCTGGCGGAATTCGGTGCGGCGTACGGCTCGGCGTTGCGTACTCGCTGGCGTTTGCCGCTGGAGCTGCGTGAGTTGATTGCCTCGGTCTACCAGCTCGGTGGCGGGGTGTACTCCCGCGAAGCGCTGGTGATGAACATGGCGGCGCAGATGGCGCGGCTGACCGAGCATGAGGGCGTTGAGGAGCTGGCGAAGAGTCGTACTGCGCGCTTGCTCAAGATCGGTTTGCCGGAGCTGATGCGGATGCGCAAATAG
- the gabT gene encoding 4-aminobutyrate--2-oxoglutarate transaminase, with protein MSKTNAELMARRTAAVPRGVGQIHPIFAESAKNATVTDVEGREFIDFAGGIAVLNTGHVHPKIIAAVTEQLNKLTHTCFQVLAYEPYVELCEKINARVPGDFAKKTLLVTTGSEAVENAVKIARAATGRAGVIAFTGAYHGRTMMTLGLTGKVVPYSAGMGLMPGGIFRALYPNELHGVSIDDSIASIERIFKNDAEPKDIAAIIIEPVQGEGGFYVAPQAFMKRLRALCDQHGILLIADEVQTGAGRTGTFFAMEQMGVAADLTTFAKSIAGGFPLAGVCGKAEYMDAIAPGGLGGTYAGSPIACAAALAVIEVFEEEKLLDRCKAVGERLVTGLKAIQAKYPVIGEVRALGAMIAVELFENGDSHKPNAAAVASVVAKARDKGLILLSCGTYGNVLRVLVPLTSPDEQLDKGLAIIEECFSEL; from the coding sequence ATGAGCAAGACTAACGCTGAACTGATGGCCCGTCGTACCGCAGCTGTTCCACGTGGTGTTGGCCAGATTCACCCAATCTTCGCCGAGTCCGCGAAGAACGCCACCGTGACCGACGTTGAAGGTCGTGAATTCATCGACTTCGCCGGCGGTATCGCCGTGCTGAACACCGGCCACGTGCACCCGAAAATCATCGCCGCCGTGACCGAACAGCTGAACAAGCTGACTCACACCTGCTTCCAGGTACTGGCCTACGAACCGTACGTTGAGCTGTGCGAAAAAATCAACGCTCGCGTACCGGGCGACTTTGCCAAGAAAACCCTGCTGGTGACCACCGGTTCCGAAGCCGTTGAAAACGCCGTGAAGATCGCTCGTGCCGCCACTGGCCGCGCTGGCGTGATCGCGTTCACCGGCGCTTACCACGGTCGCACCATGATGACCCTGGGCCTGACCGGTAAAGTCGTGCCTTACTCGGCCGGCATGGGCCTGATGCCAGGCGGCATCTTCCGCGCGCTGTACCCGAACGAACTGCACGGCGTGAGCATCGACGACTCGATCGCTTCCATCGAGCGCATCTTCAAGAACGACGCCGAGCCGAAAGACATCGCTGCGATCATCATCGAGCCTGTTCAGGGCGAAGGTGGTTTCTACGTCGCGCCTCAAGCATTCATGAAGCGTCTGCGTGCCCTGTGCGACCAGCACGGCATCCTGCTGATCGCTGACGAAGTGCAGACCGGCGCTGGCCGTACCGGTACTTTCTTCGCTATGGAACAGATGGGCGTTGCCGCCGACCTGACCACCTTCGCCAAATCCATCGCTGGCGGCTTCCCGCTGGCGGGTGTGTGCGGCAAGGCCGAATACATGGACGCCATCGCTCCAGGCGGCCTTGGCGGCACCTACGCCGGTAGCCCGATCGCTTGCGCCGCGGCCCTGGCCGTGATCGAAGTGTTCGAAGAAGAAAAACTGCTGGACCGCTGCAAGGCTGTCGGGGAGCGTCTGGTCACCGGCCTGAAAGCCATTCAAGCCAAGTACCCGGTCATCGGTGAAGTCCGAGCCTTGGGCGCGATGATCGCCGTCGAGCTGTTCGAAAACGGTGACAGCCACAAGCCAAACGCTGCTGCGGTGGCATCGGTTGTGGCCAAGGCCCGCGACAAGGGCCTGATCCTGCTGTCCTGCGGCACCTACGGCAACGTTCTGCGCGTCCTGGTACCGCTGACCTCGCCGGACGAGCAACTGGACAAAGGCCTGGCGATCATCGAAGAGTGCTTCTCGGAGTTGTAA